The Glycine max cultivar Williams 82 chromosome 3, Glycine_max_v4.0, whole genome shotgun sequence sequence AGTATAACTTTTGTTTGCAAAGGAAGTATATCAATACAGGTAAATCAACATCATCTTCCATATGCAGATAGCCAAGTCAATAAACACTGAAGTGGAGAAAACTCCTGTTGAGCCTGGGTCATCTGTGGCTGAGGTAACACCTTTGTCTGGTAACGGTCCATGGTTCCTTTATAACCATTTTCCAGTTCCACAGATATTTTGGCCTTCCATCCTTCAGTTTTCTAATCCGGTTCATTTACAAAATACATCATTGaattccttctccattccacctAATGCCTATGTTCCTTGTTCTTCCGAATCTGAATCACGTCACAAGCAAAATAACCTTATAAATGATAATCGAACACAAAATCCATTTTACATGTTTCCATGTCCTTGGTTATTCCCTCTTCCACAGTTTGGAAATCAACAATCATCTCCTTCCAGTAGCCTGAAAGATGAACAAGATAATCTATCTCTAGGTAAACCATGTAGTTCTAGTTCATCTTTGAATACAATGGCAAATGTGGATTATCAAGCAGCGTTACCTATCAAACTTAAAACAGCAGCTTCTGGCTGGACAGAGGCCATATCTATTAATGGCCCTGGTTGGGCCACTCCAAGATCTTCTTTGGATGGAGGTGAGAAGAAAACAGGATGTTAcattatagaaaaatatcatGAACCTTCACTTGGTTGTAATGGTCATGCTTCTGCTGTCAAACAAGAACATGAATTTCAATTACATTCTGCTCCTAACAATAAAGTATCTTCAACAGCTTATATTGCAACTTCTTCACTGGAAAAGAAACAAGGACAGTGCATTTGCCAGGGGAGAAATCTAGTGGATGCAGTTGCTGCTGCAGAAGCAAGAAAGAGGAGAAAGGAACTAACAAAGCAGAAAAGCATCCATAACCGCCAGTCCCGGATGCActgttgaatttttaatatgCAATATTCAAAGTTCAAAGGGAGCAAGTTCCGCCACACAGGTTAACTTTTTCCATTGAGGACCTTTGAAGGAAAAGAACTGAACTCCAAATCATGTATAGCGCTGACTTAgttgaagattaattttttttgccaacaatcttgcttgtttcttttttattcatagaaggattttttttcctccCGCGGAGGAGAGAGGGGCATAGGGAAGTTGGTTTCTTGAATGGTGAAACtgaccaaattttttaattagttattatgtTCCGGATTCTTTAACTTTCAGTTTCTGATCAGTAAACCTCAGAAATTGTGTTATGTCTTGTAAGGACAGGAGGAGAGAAATTTAGGCCTATGTACCTTTTATCCTTGAGAAATGAGATAATCTTTCAGCGGAAATGGAGATATTTAATAATGTTGAGCTCAAAATGCAGTTAACTAGGTTTTTCGGTGCTTGCGCACAACGGCTTTTATATCCTATTACATTTTAGAGCCTGAATATCTGCAGGTTGTTTATTAGGCTCAAAATTTGGCCGGGTCCTAGGGTGAATGACATGAAATAGTCTTGTGTTAATTATCATTCGCGCTGCTAAATTCTTTTTCGTTAAGCTTAAGCAAATATTCAAAACAAGGGAAAGAAGGAAAActtttgaacctttttttttttgctacacaaaaaaaaaaaactcatgaatatttttctatttaatccAAAAATTCCTGAGCTCAAATTCCTAGATTATCCAATGTGTCGACTACGGGCTTTGGTTCAATACACAGTCATAGGCTTAAAGACAAGTATCGGACTTCTGACAGTGTGTTCAGAGTCTTTCCATTCAAGTGATGCAGATTCCACAAATGTGTCCTCCGGCATTGGAGGTCCCTTCAGCACAACCTTAAACGACAGTTTTTGGTGCAACCGACTAAACTTCAATATATTTGGCTTGACCTTCACAGAAAGACCCTTGGGTGTTGTAACTTTAGCCTTGTAAGTTGAATTTCGAGATCCTACATTAGTCACAGTTCGAAGAAAAACTGCAGAAATTCTATCACTTGCACTCAAGAGCTGGATATGCATGCTGGGGTAGTTGATTCCATCAGTGCCTGGCGAAGGCTTAATGCTTGTGCAATTGAAATTTGGTTTGCCTATCAGTATGCCAATGTTGGTATTGTTGAAGCCTGCCTTGCAAAGGAAGCCGATGTAGGAGCTTATTCTCATGTCGTAAACCAGGCCAGGATGTAATGCTTTTACAGGGTCAATCTGACCCGACCCAGATCCCAGTTCCGTGAAATTGTCACTGATTTTGATGGGAGTTGCTGAATAGTAGAAAACAAAATGTTAGATTTGATAATGAAATTTTCTTGTCCACCAAGAATTTTAGCACAATTCAATATTCTAATTTTCTCACCAGTGGTCATGAGAGCAGATTTAATTGCAGCAGGACTCCAATCAGGGTGGAAGGATTTGACATAGGCAGCGGTTGCAGTGGCATGTGGACATGCCATAGATGTTCCTGATAATATGTTAAATACATCGTAACGATTGTCTTCATGGTACCCTGTTAGTGTTACCAATTTGGAATATGCAGCTAGTATGTTCACTCCCGGGGCAACCAAGTCAGGCTAATTCCCATACATAATACAATACGTAGAAATTTAGAAGCCAAGCAATTGGAACaaaagggaaagagagagagacatCACCTTGAGGATATTTGGGGTGATTGTTTGAGGACCTCTAGATGAAAAAGAAGCAAGGAATGGAGCAGGGACTTCTGTAGTTGTTGTCTTGTGAATAACCGCTCTAGCATTCCTGAATTCCAATTTAATAAACATGAAAAAGTTATGACATTACCCATTTGGGCATGGTGAAAAGgacaatgaaagaaaaaaagaacgtACTTTGTGGAATTGATGTAGAGATCAATGGTATTGCCCACAGTACTGGCTTCAACAAATGTCCCTGGAATGACTGTGGTGTAGGAGGCGTCAATTTCCTCATCAAGGCCTATGATGGCACCTGCTCCCCCTAATTCTTTGATGGTTAAATCCTGAGTGCCTGTTCCCCCAACGCAGTACACTATCCTGCCCTGTACCTTTTCCTTACTTAGAGTCCCATAATCACAACCACTACACCATAGTTATAATCATTAGTATTCTCAAACTGATCATAATCTCTTTAATAAACAATTTTGCAACCGCATCAGGATCAATTATGAATAACAATACCTAGCACTGCCGTAGCCTTCTCCACTAAGGTTCGACGCAAGGAGCCCACTAGTCAATGGATACATCTTTTTCTTGGGGGCAAAGGTATTAATAGAAAGTCCCTACCACATATACACCAACCAAATAAGCCATGCATTGTTGTAACGTCAAATTGTTTTTCATGCTCAGCCAGTATGTTTGGTTTACACCTCAACTAATCATTTAATGACCATATACAAGATATGCTTGCATGGACCAATAAACCTTTTAGATGGACAGATTGAACCACCAAACCATATACAAGGTTTACCCACTTAAGTATACATCTTAATAAGACTCTCAAGGTTGTTAACGTGAAGCTTAACAATTTGTTTTATACGTTAATCTCTAGCAAATGTCAAATATTTATACTTACTGTTATGTTCTTTCCATCACCGAAAGCAACAAGTGTAGTGAACTGGCGATTAACGGCGCTAGCAGCCACCGTCAAAAGCCAGGGAGCGACATTCTCGACCGTCATGGGGCGAGGGCCACCGTTGCCGGCAGAGCAAGAAGTGAGAATCCCTCTCCCCATGGCGTGGAACGATCCAATGGCAATTGGGTCGGTGAAGAAGTCATGGGAGGGGCCTCCAATGGAGATGGATATGATGTTGACGCCGTCGGCGATGGCTTCGTCAAAGGCGGCGAGCATGTCCATGTCGTTGCAGTCGTCTAACCAGCATACCTTGTACATGGCCACGCGGGCTGAGGGGACCCCGCCCCTCGCCGTGCCTTTGCCAATGCCGTAGAGACTCGCACCCTTCACCGCTGCTCCGGCCGCCGTGGACGCCGTGTGAGTGCCGTGCCCTATGTCGTCCGCCGGACTCAGGTTGTCCGAGGGTGAGTTGCTCTTCGCCAGATTGAAGTATTTTGCTCCGATCACCTTGCTGCCATGAAATCAAATCAATCTTGCATGCAATGCATATGTACGTATACGTATATTTGCCACTAGGAgtactttataattttattaagtattttcaaaggtgttatttgttatatattttaccTTGTTATTATACTCTTGCTCGTTACTTATATAGAAGGGGCTAATTAATAACTAACAtggtataatttaaatttttaaaataattttaaagggagGGATTGGTTTATACATGTTGGTGTACACGTACTCACCTTTATAATGtcactgattttatttttatatgaagtgttATTTTCATCcatctaattattaattataattttgtcacCAGTGCTAGGATAAATTCTTTATTAcacaagaaatttttttatggtcAGAATATTATTTGCTTTCAGTCAGTTCTTATGTTATATGTATCCACATTTTTCAATTTATCTAAGAGTTAATAATGTGTTATATGCAAATTGATTGAGACAACATGATCCTGTATCATGTAATTAACACActcatttgaaaaattattacatgatcTAAACCTTCACTGAAATAATTAATGACATGTattcaaatttttgtgtttacaagaaaaaattaatcatcatgTCACACGAAGATGAACCGATATCGTGTGATTGTGAATCATACATTAATTTATCCTTTATAAGAAGTGAAACTCAAAATTGAGATGTGAgactaaaaaatta is a genomic window containing:
- the LOC778152 gene encoding uncharacterized protein isoform X4 produces the protein MVHQTGHNPSHSRVTDSSSFGSLTWAWGQYPDEKISTTTVETEMFQQDDCSRHMKVEQDADVLPNTSYSLVRSRKSRRNLTEEEKEVRRIRRILANRESARQTIRRRQALCEELTRKAASLVVENENLKREKQLALNEYQSLETTNKHLKAQIAKSINTEVEKTPVEPGSSVAEVTPLSGNGPWFLYNHFPVPQIFWPSILQFSNPVHLQNTSLNSFSIPPNAYVPCSSESESRHKQNNLINDNRTQNPFYMFPCPWLFPLPQFGNQQSSPSSSLKDEQDNLSLGKPCSSSSSLNTMANVDYQAALPIKLKTAASGWTEAISINGPGWATPRSSLDGGEKKTGCYIIEKYHEPSLGCNGHASAVKQEHEFQLHSAPNNKVSSTAYIATSSLEKKQGQCICQGRNLVDAVAAAEARKRRKELTKQKSIHNRQSRMHC
- the LOC778152 gene encoding uncharacterized protein isoform X3; this translates as MNNVSMMDAESEKRSASTISFSSSSSNSSSSCHRLDRLVDAEEIQAAETLAQLAMRDSHSADKWCTKQDTTRVTRESPTLLHSDLSLGPGGQAIAGQYPDEKISTTTVETEMFQQDDCSRHMKVEQDADVLPNTSYSLVRSRKSRRNLTEEEKEVRRIRRILANRESARQTIRRRQALCEELTRKAASLVVENENLKREKQLALNEYQSLETTNKHLKAQIAKSINTEVEKTPVEPGSSVAEVTPLSGNGPWFLYNHFPVPQIFWPSILQFSNPVHLQNTSLNSFSIPPNAYVPCSSESESRHKQNNLINDNRTQNPFYMFPCPWLFPLPQFGNQQSSPSSSLKDEQDNLSLGKPCSSSSSLNTMANVDYQAALPIKLKTAASGWTEAISINGPGWATPRSSLDGAYIATSSLEKKQGQCICQGRNLVDAVAAAEARKRRKELTKQKSIHNRQSRMHC
- the LOC778152 gene encoding uncharacterized protein isoform X2; this translates as MNNVSMMDAESEKRSASTISFSSSSSNSSSSCHRLDRLVDAEEIQAAETLAQLAMRDSHSADKWCTKQDTTRVTRESPTLLHSDLSLGPGGQAIAGQYPDEKISTTTVETEMFQQDDCSRHMKVEQDADVLPNTSYSLVRSRKSRRNLTEEEKEVRRIRRILANRESARQTIRRRQALCEELTRKAASLVVENENLKREKQLALNEYQSLETTNKHLKAQIAKSINTEVEKTPVEPGSSVAEVTPLSGNGPWFLYNHFPVPQIFWPSILQFSNPVHLQNTSLNSFSIPPNAYVPCSSESESRHKQNNLINDNRTQNPFYMFPCPWLFPLPQFGNQQSSPSSSLKDEQDNLSLASGWTEAISINGPGWATPRSSLDGGEKKTGCYIIEKYHEPSLGCNGHASAVKQEHEFQLHSAPNNKVSSTAYIATSSLEKKQGQCICQGRNLVDAVAAAEARKRRKELTKQKSIHNRQSRMHC
- the LOC100793716 gene encoding subtilisin-like protease SBT4.15; protein product: MGELPVARTYAVESHHHNLLEAAIGDKQLARESKIHSYGKSFNGFVARLLPHEAEKLQEEDSVVSVFPNTHRKLHTTRSWDFLGMPLNVKRNSKVESHIIVGVLDTGIWVDCPSFNAEGYGPPPRRWKGKCETGANFTGCNNKVIGAKYFNLAKSNSPSDNLSPADDIGHGTHTASTAAGAAVKGASLYGIGKGTARGGVPSARVAMYKVCWLDDCNDMDMLAAFDEAIADGVNIISISIGGPSHDFFTDPIAIGSFHAMGRGILTSCSAGNGGPRPMTVENVAPWLLTVAASAVNRQFTTLVAFGDGKNITGLSINTFAPKKKMYPLTSGLLASNLSGEGYGSASGCDYGTLSKEKVQGRIVYCVGGTGTQDLTIKELGGAGAIIGLDEEIDASYTTVIPGTFVEASTVGNTIDLYINSTKNARAVIHKTTTTEVPAPFLASFSSRGPQTITPNILKPDLVAPGVNILAAYSKLVTLTGYHEDNRYDVFNILSGTSMACPHATATAAYVKSFHPDWSPAAIKSALMTTATPIKISDNFTELGSGSGQIDPVKALHPGLVYDMRISSYIGFLCKAGFNNTNIGILIGKPNFNCTSIKPSPGTDGINYPSMHIQLLSASDRISAVFLRTVTNVGSRNSTYKAKVTTPKGLSVKVKPNILKFSRLHQKLSFKVVLKGPPMPEDTFVESASLEWKDSEHTVRSPILVFKPMTVY
- the LOC778152 gene encoding uncharacterized protein isoform X1; the protein is MNNVSMMDAESEKRSASTISFSSSSSNSSSSCHRLDRLVDAEEIQAAETLAQLAMRDSHSADKWCTKQDTTRVTRESPTLLHSDLSLGPGGQAIAGQYPDEKISTTTVETEMFQQDDCSRHMKVEQDADVLPNTSYSLVRSRKSRRNLTEEEKEVRRIRRILANRESARQTIRRRQALCEELTRKAASLVVENENLKREKQLALNEYQSLETTNKHLKAQIAKSINTEVEKTPVEPGSSVAEVTPLSGNGPWFLYNHFPVPQIFWPSILQFSNPVHLQNTSLNSFSIPPNAYVPCSSESESRHKQNNLINDNRTQNPFYMFPCPWLFPLPQFGNQQSSPSSSLKDEQDNLSLGKPCSSSSSLNTMANVDYQAALPIKLKTAASGWTEAISINGPGWATPRSSLDGGEKKTGCYIIEKYHEPSLGCNGHASAVKQEHEFQLHSAPNNKVSSTAYIATSSLEKKQGQCICQGRNLVDAVAAAEARKRRKELTKQKSIHNRQSRMHC